The following are encoded together in the Vigna unguiculata cultivar IT97K-499-35 chromosome 2, ASM411807v1, whole genome shotgun sequence genome:
- the LOC114173594 gene encoding uncharacterized protein LOC114173594 — MQAIHDMAAALMMNQRPEGNPESQGLAEFRRNKPPQFFRGYDPEKAEVWIKEMEKIFRVMNCADNQKVNYVVFMLIGEDEYWWDGTRRLLKGGRIIITWDVFRTKFLEKYFPNDVRKAKEIEFMQLKQGSMLVGEYASKFEKLGKYSTFFYHPEERIKCIKFENGLMDELRKAVGIVEIADFPTLIHKCRFLEDFETNQNIKPKYFGPRANKNKRNKGKLYNRPQWGTQSNQFS; from the coding sequence ATGCAAGCTATCCATGACATGGCTGCTGCTCTAATGATGAATCAAAGACCTGAAGGAAACCCTGAATCACAAGGTTTAGCTgaatttaggagaaacaaaCCCCCACAATTTTTTAGAGGATATGATCCAGAAAAAGCTGAAGTATGGATTAAGGAGATGGAAAAAATATTTCGAGTTATGAACTGTGCTGACAACCAAAAGGTGAATTATGTTGTGTTTATGTTAATAGGAGAAGATGAATATTGGTGGGATGGTACCAGGAGATTACTTAAAGGAGGAAGAATAATTATTACCTGGGATGTATTTAGAAcaaagtttttagaaaaatatttccctaatGATGTGAGGAAAGCAAAAGAAATAGAGTTTATGCAGTTGAAGCAAGGAAGTATGTTAGTAGGGGAATATGCTTCCAAGTTTGaaaaattaggaaaatactctactttcttttatcacccAGAGGAAAGGATAAAgtgtataaaatttgaaaatggacttATGGATGAATTGAGAAAAGCAGTAGGAATAGTAGAAATTGCTGATTTTCCTACGCTTATTCACAAGTGtagatttttggaagattttgagACCAACCAAAATATCAAACCAAAGTATTTTGGACCTCGggcaaataaaaataaacgcaaTAAGGGAAAACTTTACAATCGCCCACAATGGGGGACCCAATCTAACCAATTTTCATAA